The following coding sequences lie in one Fusobacterium sp. genomic window:
- a CDS encoding cold-shock protein, with product MLKGTVKWFNKEKGFGFLTSEDGADYFVHFTGIVGEGFRTLEEGQEVTFEVSEGKKGPMAVEVSAK from the coding sequence ATGCTAAAAGGTACAGTTAAATGGTTTAACAAAGAAAAAGGATTTGGATTTTTAACAAGTGAGGATGGAGCAGATTATTTTGTACACTTCACTGGAATCGTTGGAGAAGGATTCAGAACTTTAGAAGAAGGTCAAGAAGTAACTTTTGAAGTATCAGAAGGAAAAAAAGGACCTATGGCAGTAGAAGTTTCTGCTAAATAG